From Caloenas nicobarica isolate bCalNic1 chromosome 18, bCalNic1.hap1, whole genome shotgun sequence, a single genomic window includes:
- the TMEM94 gene encoding transmembrane protein 94 isoform X3 — MDLKEKCQDEMTSSLGLTTKKALMILRDQLSALLEGHQKERKKVTSWKEVWRSSFLYHGNRCSCFHWPGASLMLLAVLLLLCCYGSQPQGSQGAEIVNALALFLLLLLDLFMIGRQERLKCREVERRLQTIIDKINDTLGKEVKWPDSMYPDLHMPYAPSWSLHWAYRDGHLVNLPVNLLVEGDVIALRPGQESFASLRGIKDDEHIVLEPGDLFPPFSPPPSPRGEVKKGPQNPQLYRLFRVLKTPIIDNVRWCLEMALSRPVTALDNERFTVQSVMLKYAVPVVLAGFLITNAVRFIFKAPGIASLQYSLLQLQVNGVLPILPLLFPVLWVLATAFGEARVLAQMSKASSTSLEMIRCIWSHFLCVLKGKSPTLSFTSSLLHSLGSVTVLCCVDKQGILSWPNPSPETVLFFSGKVEPPHDSHEDLTDELSTRSFCHPEMEDEPHERDALLSGPLADTVHMTNEQERNNWSSDAPKAPDAHAHRKPNSRSKHPSGSNVSFSKDTEGGEEEHAQVVGDNEVLACEAEDFVCDYHLEMLSLSQDQQNPSCIQFDDSNWQMHLNSLKPLGLNVLLNLCNASVTERLCRFSDHLCNIALQETHNAVLPVHVPWGLCELARLIGFTPGAKDLFKQENYLALYRLPSDEMVKETILGKLSSITKRRPPLSHMINLFVKDTTTSTEQMFSHGTADIILEACTDFWDGTDIYPLSGSDRKKVLDFYQRACLSGYCSAFAYKPMHCALSSQLNGKCIELVQVPGQSAIFTCCDLPGTTPIKQSSRRNSWSSDEGIGEVMEKEDCIQALSGQIFMGMVSSQYQARLDIVRLIDGLVNACIRFVYFSLEDELKSKVFAEKMGLETGWNCHISLTPNGDVPGSEIPPSSPSHAGSLHDDLHQVSRDDVEGLLLMEEEGHSDLISFQPTDSDIPSFLEDCNRAKLPRGIHQVRPHLQNIDNVPLLVPLFTDCTPETMCEMIKIMQEYGEVTCCLGSSANLRNSCLFLQSDISIALDPLYPSRCSWETFGYATSTTMTHVSDELTPLQLSGQLNSLPCSMSFRQEESTSIIRLIEQARHATYGIRKCFLFLLQCQLTLVVIQFLSCLVQLPPILSTTDIVWLSCFCYPLLSISLLGKPPHSSIMTMATGKNLTSIPKKTQHYFLFCFLLKFSLTICSCLICFGFTLHESCKEVNATSLNLTACSSIMLHSNADGAPDWFGTFSNALLVAQKLTAGLIVLHTVFISITHVHRTKPLWKKSPLSNRWWTLTVAVVLLGQVAQTVLDLKLWENLNSSLTFNHVSISPVSWLLGFLSLVLVVIINEIVKLHEIRVRVRYQKRQKLQFETKLGMNSPF, encoded by the exons GATGAGATGACCTCAAGTTTGGGCCTTACCACAAAGAAAGCCCTCATGATCCTGAGAGACCAGTTGTCAGCACTGCTGGAGGGGCATCAGAAGGAACGGAAAAAAGTGACTTCATGGAAG GAGGTGTGGAGGAGCAGTTTTCTGTACCATGGTAACCGTTGCTCCTGTTTCCACTGGCCTGGTGCATCTCTGATGCTTCTGGCAGTGCTGTTATTGCTGTGCTGCTatgggagccagccccagggaag CCAAGGTGCTGAGATAGTTAATGCACTGGCCctgttcctccttctcctcttggaTCTCTTCATGATCGGGCGTCAAGAGAGGCTGAAGTGcagagaagtggagaggagaCTTCAGACAATCATTGATAAGATAAATG ATACACTTGGCAAAGAGGTGAAATGGCCAGACTCCATGTACCCCGACCTTCACATGCCTTACGCCCCATCCTGGTCCCTTCACTGGGCCTACAGAGATGGTCATCTCGTCAACCTGCCTGTGAACCTGTTAGTAGAAGGAGATGTCATCGCTTTGAGGCCAGGCCAGGAGTCGTTTGCTTCTCTGAGAGGGATTAAG GACGATGAGCACATAGTTCTGGAGCCAGGAGATTTGTTTCCACCTTTCTCACCTCCACCCTCCCCCAGGGGAGAAGTGAAGAAGGGACCTCAGAACCCTCAGCTGTATCGTCTCTTCCGTGTCTTGAAGACCCCAATAATTGATAATGTCAG gTGGTGTCTGGAAATGGCTTTGTCACGTCCTGTGACAGCCCTGGATAATGAGAGATTCACTGTACAGTCAGTGATGCTGAAATACGCTGTCCCTGTTGTACTG GCTGGCTTTCTGATCACCAATGCTGTGCGCTTCATTTTCAAAGCTCCTGGAATTGCTTCTTTGCAGTACAGTCTTCTTCAGCTACAG gtgaatGGTGTCCTACCCATCCTTCCATTGCTCTTTCCTGTCCTGTGGGTTCTTGCTACGGCCTTTGGAGAAGCCAGAGTCTTGGCCCAGATGAGCAAGGCCTCGTCCACCTCACTG GAAATGATACGCTGTATCTGGAGCCACttcctctgtgttttaaaaggcaaatcCCCAACTCTGAGCTTCACTTCGAGCTTGCTCCACAGTCTGGGATCTGTCACT GTGCTCTGCTGTGTAGACAAGCAGGGGATTCTTTCCTGGCCAAACCCCAGCCCAGAGACTGTTCTGTTCTTCAGTGGGAAAGTGGAACCACCTCACGATAGCCATGAGGATCTGACTGATGAACTCTCTACACGGTCTTTCTGCCATCCTGAGATGGAAGATGAG CCCCACGAAAGAGACGCTTTGCTCTCTGGCCCCCTGGCAGACACAGTGCACATGACAAATGAGCAAGAGAGGAACAACTGGTCTAGTGATGCTCCAAAGGCTCCCGATGCCCATGCCCACCGAAAGCCAAACAGCAGAAGCAAACATCCCTCTGGGTCCAATGTGAGCTTCAGCAAGGACACAGAGGGTGGAGAGGAGGAACATGCTCAG GTTGTCGGTGACAATGAGGTGTTGGCTTGTGAGGCTGAAGACTTTGTGTGTGACTACCACCTGGAGATGCTTAGCCTGTCCCAAGACCAGCAGAACCCCTCCTGCATCCAGTTTGATGACTCCAACTGGCAGATGCACTTGAATTCCCTCAAGCCTCTGGGCCTGAACGTGCTGCTCAATCTCTGCAATGCCAGCGTGACAGAACGTCTGTGCCGCTTCTCTGATCACCTCTGCAACATTGCCCTCCAGGAAACTCACAACGCTGTGCTGCCTGTCCACGTGCCCTGGGGCCTCTGTGAGCTTGCCAGGCTAATAG GTTTCACACCAGGTGCTAAAGATCTTTTCAAGCAGGAGAACTATTTGGCCTTGTACCGCTTGCCAAGTGATGAGATGGTTAAGGAAACAATCCTGGGGAAGCTTTCGTCAATCACCAAGAGGAGACCACCCCTGAGCCACATGATTAACCTGTTTGTGAAGGACACCACGACCA GCACTGAGCAGATGTTTTCTCATGGGACAGCTGACATCATCCTTGAGGCCTGCACAGACTTTTGGGACGGTACCGATATCTACCCGCTCTCTGGCTCTGACAG GAAGAAGGTGTTAGATTTCTACCAGCGAGCCTGCCTCTCAGGATACTGTTCTGCCTTTGCGTACAAGCCAATGCATTGTGCCTTGTCCTCCCAGCTCAACGGCAAGTGCATAGAACTGGTGCAGGTCCCTGGGCAGAGCGCGATCTTCACATGCTGTGATCTCCCCGGAACCACCCCCATCAAACAGAGCAGTCGGAGGAATAGCTGGAGCTCAGATG AAGGGATTGGAGAAGTGATGGAGAAAGAAGACTGTATCCAGGCTCTGAGCGGACAGATCTTCATGGGAATGGTCTCATCTCAGTATCAGGCCCGTCTTGACATTGTCCGCCTCATTGATGGATTGGTCAATGCCTGCATTCGTTTTGTCTACTTCTCCCTGGAAGATGAGCTCAAAAGCAAG GTGTTTGCTGAGAAGATGGGTCTTGAGACTGGCTGGAATTGCCACATATCTTTAACACCCAACGGTGATGTGCCTGGCTCAGAGATCCCTCCCTCTAGCCCCAGCCATGCTGGCTCTCTGCACGATGACCTACATCAGG TTTCTCGAGATGATGTGGAGGGGCTTCTGCTGATGGAAGAAGAAGGGCACTCAGATCTCATCAGCTTTCAGCCAACAGACAGCGATATCCCCAGCTTCCTGGAGGACTGTAACAGG gcCAAACTCCCACGGGGGATCCACCAGGTGAGACCTCACCTGCAGAACATAGACAATGTGCCTTTGCTGGTGCCTCTCTTCACAGACTGCACCCCAGAGA CCATGTGTGAGATGATCAAGATCATGCAGGAGTATGGGGAGGTGACTTGCTGTCTGGGAAGCTCTGCCAACCTGCGGAACAGCTGCCTCTTCCTGCAGAGTGATATCAG TATAGCACTGGACCCTCTCTACCCATCTCGCTGCTCCTGGGAGACTTTTGGCTACGCCACCAGCACCACCATGACACACGTCTCTGATGAGCTCACCCCGCTGCAGCTCTCAGGGCAGCTCAACAGCCTGCCTTGCTCCATGTCCTTCCGCCAGGAGGAGAGTACCAGCATCATCAGACTGATAGAGCAG GCCAGGCATGCAACTTATGGGATCCGCAAGTGTTTCCTCTTCCTGCTGCAGTGCCAGCTGACCTTGGTTGTCATTCAG TTCCTCTCCTGCCTGGTGCAGCTGCCCCCCATCCTCAGCACCACAGACATCGTGTGGCTCTCCTGTTTCTGCTACCCGCTGCTCAG CATCTCGCTCCTGGGCAAGCCTCCCCACAGCTCCATCATGACTATGGCAACAGGAAAAAACTTGACTTCCATTCCTAAGAAG ACTCAGCATTATTTCCTGTTCTGCTTCCTGCTGAAATTCAGCCTGACCATCTGCTCCTGCCTCATCTGCTTCGGGTTCACGCTGCACGAGTCCTGCAAAGAGGTGAACGCTACCAGCCTCAATCTCACAGCCTGCTCCTCCATCATGCTGCACAG CAATGCTGATGGTGCTCCTGACTGGTTTGGGACATTTTCCAATGCTCTTCTTGTAGCTCAGAAGCTCACAGCTGGCCTGATTGTTTTACACACAG TGTTCATATCCATCACCCACGTCCATCGCACCAAGCCGTTGTGGAAGAAGAGCCCCCTCTCCAACCGGTGGTGGACACTCACTGTGGCTGTTGT GTTGCTGGGGCAAGTGGCACAGACTGTGCTGGACCTGAAACTCTGGGAAAACCTCAATTCTTCATTGACCTTTAACCACGTTTCCATCTCTCCGGTCTCATGGCTCctgggttttctttccttggtcCTTGTGGTTATCATCAATGAGATTGTCAAGCTGCATGAAATCAG GGTCCGGGTCCGTTACCAAAAGCGACAGAAGTTGCAGTTTGAAACAAAGCTGGGGATGAATTCACCGTTTTAA
- the TMEM94 gene encoding transmembrane protein 94 isoform X2, translated as MDLKEKCQDEMTSSLGLTTKKALMILRDQLSALLEGHQKERKKVTSWKEVWRSSFLYHGNRCSCFHWPGASLMLLAVLLLLCCYGSQPQGSQGAEIVNALALFLLLLLDLFMIGRQERLKCREVERRLQTIIDKINDTLGKEVKWPDSMYPDLHMPYAPSWSLHWAYRDGHLVNLPVNLLVEGDVIALRPGQESFASLRGIKDDEHIVLEPGDLFPPFSPPPSPRGEVKKGPQNPQLYRLFRVLKTPIIDNVRWCLEMALSRPVTALDNERFTVQSVMLKYAVPVVLAGFLITNAVRFIFKAPGIASLQYSLLQLQVNGVLPILPLLFPVLWVLATAFGEARVLAQMSKASSTSLLAKFSEDTLSSYTEMVSSQEMIRCIWSHFLCVLKGKSPTLSFTSSLLHSLGSVTVLCCVDKQGILSWPNPSPETVLFFSGKVEPPHDSHEDLTDELSTRSFCHPEMEDEPHERDALLSGPLADTVHMTNEQERNNWSSDAPKAPDAHAHRKPNSRSKHPSGSNVSFSKDTEGGEEEHAQVVGDNEVLACEAEDFVCDYHLEMLSLSQDQQNPSCIQFDDSNWQMHLNSLKPLGLNVLLNLCNASVTERLCRFSDHLCNIALQETHNAVLPVHVPWGLCELARLIGFTPGAKDLFKQENYLALYRLPSDEMVKETILGKLSSITKRRPPLSHMINLFVKDTTTSTEQMFSHGTADIILEACTDFWDGTDIYPLSGSDRKKVLDFYQRACLSGYCSAFAYKPMHCALSSQLNGKCIELVQVPGQSAIFTCCDLPGTTPIKQSSRRNSWSSDGIGEVMEKEDCIQALSGQIFMGMVSSQYQARLDIVRLIDGLVNACIRFVYFSLEDELKSKVFAEKMGLETGWNCHISLTPNGDVPGSEIPPSSPSHAGSLHDDLHQVSRDDVEGLLLMEEEGHSDLISFQPTDSDIPSFLEDCNRAKLPRGIHQVRPHLQNIDNVPLLVPLFTDCTPETMCEMIKIMQEYGEVTCCLGSSANLRNSCLFLQSDISIALDPLYPSRCSWETFGYATSTTMTHVSDELTPLQLSGQLNSLPCSMSFRQEESTSIIRLIEQARHATYGIRKCFLFLLQCQLTLVVIQFLSCLVQLPPILSTTDIVWLSCFCYPLLSISLLGKPPHSSIMTMATGKNLTSIPKKTQHYFLFCFLLKFSLTICSCLICFGFTLHESCKEVNATSLNLTACSSIMLHSNADGAPDWFGTFSNALLVAQKLTAGLIVLHTVFISITHVHRTKPLWKKSPLSNRWWTLTVAVVLLGQVAQTVLDLKLWENLNSSLTFNHVSISPVSWLLGFLSLVLVVIINEIVKLHEIRVRVRYQKRQKLQFETKLGMNSPF; from the exons GATGAGATGACCTCAAGTTTGGGCCTTACCACAAAGAAAGCCCTCATGATCCTGAGAGACCAGTTGTCAGCACTGCTGGAGGGGCATCAGAAGGAACGGAAAAAAGTGACTTCATGGAAG GAGGTGTGGAGGAGCAGTTTTCTGTACCATGGTAACCGTTGCTCCTGTTTCCACTGGCCTGGTGCATCTCTGATGCTTCTGGCAGTGCTGTTATTGCTGTGCTGCTatgggagccagccccagggaag CCAAGGTGCTGAGATAGTTAATGCACTGGCCctgttcctccttctcctcttggaTCTCTTCATGATCGGGCGTCAAGAGAGGCTGAAGTGcagagaagtggagaggagaCTTCAGACAATCATTGATAAGATAAATG ATACACTTGGCAAAGAGGTGAAATGGCCAGACTCCATGTACCCCGACCTTCACATGCCTTACGCCCCATCCTGGTCCCTTCACTGGGCCTACAGAGATGGTCATCTCGTCAACCTGCCTGTGAACCTGTTAGTAGAAGGAGATGTCATCGCTTTGAGGCCAGGCCAGGAGTCGTTTGCTTCTCTGAGAGGGATTAAG GACGATGAGCACATAGTTCTGGAGCCAGGAGATTTGTTTCCACCTTTCTCACCTCCACCCTCCCCCAGGGGAGAAGTGAAGAAGGGACCTCAGAACCCTCAGCTGTATCGTCTCTTCCGTGTCTTGAAGACCCCAATAATTGATAATGTCAG gTGGTGTCTGGAAATGGCTTTGTCACGTCCTGTGACAGCCCTGGATAATGAGAGATTCACTGTACAGTCAGTGATGCTGAAATACGCTGTCCCTGTTGTACTG GCTGGCTTTCTGATCACCAATGCTGTGCGCTTCATTTTCAAAGCTCCTGGAATTGCTTCTTTGCAGTACAGTCTTCTTCAGCTACAG gtgaatGGTGTCCTACCCATCCTTCCATTGCTCTTTCCTGTCCTGTGGGTTCTTGCTACGGCCTTTGGAGAAGCCAGAGTCTTGGCCCAGATGAGCAAGGCCTCGTCCACCTCACTG CTTGCTAAGTTTTCAGAGGACACTCTCAGCAGCTACACAGAGATGGTATCTTCTCAG GAAATGATACGCTGTATCTGGAGCCACttcctctgtgttttaaaaggcaaatcCCCAACTCTGAGCTTCACTTCGAGCTTGCTCCACAGTCTGGGATCTGTCACT GTGCTCTGCTGTGTAGACAAGCAGGGGATTCTTTCCTGGCCAAACCCCAGCCCAGAGACTGTTCTGTTCTTCAGTGGGAAAGTGGAACCACCTCACGATAGCCATGAGGATCTGACTGATGAACTCTCTACACGGTCTTTCTGCCATCCTGAGATGGAAGATGAG CCCCACGAAAGAGACGCTTTGCTCTCTGGCCCCCTGGCAGACACAGTGCACATGACAAATGAGCAAGAGAGGAACAACTGGTCTAGTGATGCTCCAAAGGCTCCCGATGCCCATGCCCACCGAAAGCCAAACAGCAGAAGCAAACATCCCTCTGGGTCCAATGTGAGCTTCAGCAAGGACACAGAGGGTGGAGAGGAGGAACATGCTCAG GTTGTCGGTGACAATGAGGTGTTGGCTTGTGAGGCTGAAGACTTTGTGTGTGACTACCACCTGGAGATGCTTAGCCTGTCCCAAGACCAGCAGAACCCCTCCTGCATCCAGTTTGATGACTCCAACTGGCAGATGCACTTGAATTCCCTCAAGCCTCTGGGCCTGAACGTGCTGCTCAATCTCTGCAATGCCAGCGTGACAGAACGTCTGTGCCGCTTCTCTGATCACCTCTGCAACATTGCCCTCCAGGAAACTCACAACGCTGTGCTGCCTGTCCACGTGCCCTGGGGCCTCTGTGAGCTTGCCAGGCTAATAG GTTTCACACCAGGTGCTAAAGATCTTTTCAAGCAGGAGAACTATTTGGCCTTGTACCGCTTGCCAAGTGATGAGATGGTTAAGGAAACAATCCTGGGGAAGCTTTCGTCAATCACCAAGAGGAGACCACCCCTGAGCCACATGATTAACCTGTTTGTGAAGGACACCACGACCA GCACTGAGCAGATGTTTTCTCATGGGACAGCTGACATCATCCTTGAGGCCTGCACAGACTTTTGGGACGGTACCGATATCTACCCGCTCTCTGGCTCTGACAG GAAGAAGGTGTTAGATTTCTACCAGCGAGCCTGCCTCTCAGGATACTGTTCTGCCTTTGCGTACAAGCCAATGCATTGTGCCTTGTCCTCCCAGCTCAACGGCAAGTGCATAGAACTGGTGCAGGTCCCTGGGCAGAGCGCGATCTTCACATGCTGTGATCTCCCCGGAACCACCCCCATCAAACAGAGCAGTCGGAGGAATAGCTGGAGCTCAGATG GGATTGGAGAAGTGATGGAGAAAGAAGACTGTATCCAGGCTCTGAGCGGACAGATCTTCATGGGAATGGTCTCATCTCAGTATCAGGCCCGTCTTGACATTGTCCGCCTCATTGATGGATTGGTCAATGCCTGCATTCGTTTTGTCTACTTCTCCCTGGAAGATGAGCTCAAAAGCAAG GTGTTTGCTGAGAAGATGGGTCTTGAGACTGGCTGGAATTGCCACATATCTTTAACACCCAACGGTGATGTGCCTGGCTCAGAGATCCCTCCCTCTAGCCCCAGCCATGCTGGCTCTCTGCACGATGACCTACATCAGG TTTCTCGAGATGATGTGGAGGGGCTTCTGCTGATGGAAGAAGAAGGGCACTCAGATCTCATCAGCTTTCAGCCAACAGACAGCGATATCCCCAGCTTCCTGGAGGACTGTAACAGG gcCAAACTCCCACGGGGGATCCACCAGGTGAGACCTCACCTGCAGAACATAGACAATGTGCCTTTGCTGGTGCCTCTCTTCACAGACTGCACCCCAGAGA CCATGTGTGAGATGATCAAGATCATGCAGGAGTATGGGGAGGTGACTTGCTGTCTGGGAAGCTCTGCCAACCTGCGGAACAGCTGCCTCTTCCTGCAGAGTGATATCAG TATAGCACTGGACCCTCTCTACCCATCTCGCTGCTCCTGGGAGACTTTTGGCTACGCCACCAGCACCACCATGACACACGTCTCTGATGAGCTCACCCCGCTGCAGCTCTCAGGGCAGCTCAACAGCCTGCCTTGCTCCATGTCCTTCCGCCAGGAGGAGAGTACCAGCATCATCAGACTGATAGAGCAG GCCAGGCATGCAACTTATGGGATCCGCAAGTGTTTCCTCTTCCTGCTGCAGTGCCAGCTGACCTTGGTTGTCATTCAG TTCCTCTCCTGCCTGGTGCAGCTGCCCCCCATCCTCAGCACCACAGACATCGTGTGGCTCTCCTGTTTCTGCTACCCGCTGCTCAG CATCTCGCTCCTGGGCAAGCCTCCCCACAGCTCCATCATGACTATGGCAACAGGAAAAAACTTGACTTCCATTCCTAAGAAG ACTCAGCATTATTTCCTGTTCTGCTTCCTGCTGAAATTCAGCCTGACCATCTGCTCCTGCCTCATCTGCTTCGGGTTCACGCTGCACGAGTCCTGCAAAGAGGTGAACGCTACCAGCCTCAATCTCACAGCCTGCTCCTCCATCATGCTGCACAG CAATGCTGATGGTGCTCCTGACTGGTTTGGGACATTTTCCAATGCTCTTCTTGTAGCTCAGAAGCTCACAGCTGGCCTGATTGTTTTACACACAG TGTTCATATCCATCACCCACGTCCATCGCACCAAGCCGTTGTGGAAGAAGAGCCCCCTCTCCAACCGGTGGTGGACACTCACTGTGGCTGTTGT GTTGCTGGGGCAAGTGGCACAGACTGTGCTGGACCTGAAACTCTGGGAAAACCTCAATTCTTCATTGACCTTTAACCACGTTTCCATCTCTCCGGTCTCATGGCTCctgggttttctttccttggtcCTTGTGGTTATCATCAATGAGATTGTCAAGCTGCATGAAATCAG GGTCCGGGTCCGTTACCAAAAGCGACAGAAGTTGCAGTTTGAAACAAAGCTGGGGATGAATTCACCGTTTTAA